The Atlantibacter hermannii genomic interval CAGGCCATCCTGGATATCGGCTGCGGCGAAGGGTATTACACTGCGGCGTTTGCCGGGGTAGCTAAACAGTGCGGCGCGAAGACTTTCGGGCTGGACGTGTCTAAAGTGGCCGTGCGCTACGGCGCAAAGCGCTATGGTGACGTGATTTTTTGCGTGGCCTCAAGCCATCGCTTGCCTTTCGACGACGCGTCTCTGGATGCCATTGTGCGTATTTATGCACCCTGTAATGCGCAGGAGCTGGCCCGCACCGTGAAGCCTGGCGGAATGGTTTTAACCGTCGCCCCAGGTCCACGCCATCTGATGCAGCTAAAAGGGCTGGTTTATGATCAGATTGTATTGCATCAGCCGGATACAGAAAGCCTGGCGGGCTTTACGCTGACAGAAGAGAGTCAACTTGCCTACATGATGACGTTAAACGCCGGTGAAACCGCCGCGTTATTACAGATGACGCCTTTTGCGTGGCGTGCACGCCCGGAAGTATGGACAGCAATGAAAAGCGTGACGGCATTTGAGTGTGAAACGGATTTTTGTATTCGCGTATGGACTCGTGACGCTTAAGCGAAGTGACTCCACAGGATCTGCGCGCCAATCCCGATTAAAACCAGACCGCCGAGGATTTCGGCGCGCTTACCCAGCAGCGGGCCGATAAACCGGCCCAGCATAATGCCCAGCGTCGACATAATAAACGTCGCGCAGCCAATCGCCAGGGCGGTATAAACGATATTAGCCTTGAGAAATGCCAGGCCTACGCCCACGGCCATGGCGTCGATGCTGGTCGCAAACGCAGTGGTCACCAGTAACCAGAAGCTGTGGCGGCGGAGCTCTGCTTTTTCTTCATCGGAGGTTGAACGTAAACCTTCAACCATCATTCGAATACCAAGAAAGGTTAGCAGAATAAAGGCGATCCAGTGGTTCCATTCGAGGACGAAATGGGTGGCGAAAACACCCAGCGCCCAGCCAATTAACGGTGTCAGCGTTTCGATAATGCCGAATACCAGACCGATGCGGATCGCGTGAGAAAGCTTAGGCTTATGCAGTGTGGCACCTTTGCCAATCGATGCTGCGAAAGCATCCATCGACATGCCAAATGCGAGCAGAAGAGTTGCGGAAAGATTCATTCATGCGTCCTGACCGGGATATCCATATACACAATCACTGCCCCGGTAATCAGCAGTGAATGTGCCTATGGTCTCGCCTGACTGCATGAAACACAGTCCGTACGCGCCACGTTTTACAACGAGTATGTTGACACGTACATTTCCTGAATATCGGAAATCGGCTACTCCCCAACGACGGGCGCAACATTACCATATTCAGGAAATATAAAACAACCCGCAAAAGTTGTTATTTTTCAATCCAGTTGATAACGGTTTTCATTTAGCTGGAATGGTAATAAAAACGTTAATAAATAGTTTTAAGCTGGCTCAGAAAATAATATAGCCAGCGCTATATCTGTGCTTAATTAAAATACAAAAACATAGCCATGGATAATATGCAACTTATTGAGTAATAACAAGAAGTTTATAAATTCTCTCCAGATCGTCTATTTTCTTCACTCGCACAAGCAGTCGCCGCTGTTCTAATTGCATTACCAGTACGCCGTCTTCTGATAAATTCATGCCTTTAATGCGGTTATATTCTATCCAGACATTGGCGAAGAAAAAGCCATGGGTTTTGAAAATGATCTTTGGCTGGCGTAACCAAAAAAGGTAAATAGCCAATAGCGCCAGCGCGCCTAACAGCCAGGTCGTTAACAGAGCGCCCTGGGCGGCGAGATTGTTGTAAATCAAAATGCACACCAGGCCGACAAAAATGGCACCGTCCACGCGGCTGCGTCGCAGCAAGGGC includes:
- the rrmA gene encoding ribosomal RNA large subunit methyltransferase A, translated to MFTCPLCHSPLSENSKSYACPQGHQFDKAKEGYVNLLPVQFKHSKQPGDNSEMMQARRAFLDAGHYQPLRDRVAGLLEQRLMPQSQAILDIGCGEGYYTAAFAGVAKQCGAKTFGLDVSKVAVRYGAKRYGDVIFCVASSHRLPFDDASLDAIVRIYAPCNAQELARTVKPGGMVLTVAPGPRHLMQLKGLVYDQIVLHQPDTESLAGFTLTEESQLAYMMTLNAGETAALLQMTPFAWRARPEVWTAMKSVTAFECETDFCIRVWTRDA
- the yobD gene encoding inner membrane protein, translating into MTLTDWVLILLIIVLLAWAIYDEVIMPARKGKTLLALPLLRRSRVDGAIFVGLVCILIYNNLAAQGALLTTWLLGALALLAIYLFWLRQPKIIFKTHGFFFANVWIEYNRIKGMNLSEDGVLVMQLEQRRLLVRVKKIDDLERIYKLLVITQ
- the yebN gene encoding inner membrane protein, with amino-acid sequence MNLSATLLLAFGMSMDAFAASIGKGATLHKPKLSHAIRIGLVFGIIETLTPLIGWALGVFATHFVLEWNHWIAFILLTFLGIRMMVEGLRSTSDEEKAELRRHSFWLLVTTAFATSIDAMAVGVGLAFLKANIVYTALAIGCATFIMSTLGIMLGRFIGPLLGKRAEILGGLVLIGIGAQILWSHFA